In Anas acuta chromosome 5, bAnaAcu1.1, whole genome shotgun sequence, a single window of DNA contains:
- the RPS6KB2 gene encoding ribosomal protein S6 kinase beta-2 isoform X2 → MAGVFDIDLETEEGSDGEEPELGAEMELEPRGNGLEPVGHYEEIEISESSVNNGPEHIGPHCFELLRVLGKGGYGKVFQVRKVQGTNTGKIFAMKVLKKAKIACNAKDTAHTRAERNILEAVKHPFIVDLIYAFQTGGKLYLILECLSGGELFMQLEREGIFLEDTACFYLSEITLALGHLHSNGIIYRDLKPENIMLNSQGHIKLTDFGLCKESIHDGAVTHTFCGTIEYMAPEILVRSGHNRAVDWWSLGALMYDMLTGSPPFTAENRKKTIDKILKGKLVLPPYLTPDARDLLKKFLKRNPSQRVGGGPGDAADVQKQPFFRHINWDDLLARRLDPPFKPCLSEEDVSQFDTRFTRQTPVDSPDDAAISESANQAFLGFTYVAPSVLESIKEGFSFQPKVRSPRRLNSSPRTPVSPVKFSPFEPFKPGAAAAEPMELGPSLPPPPEGTAPLPIKTAVGTKKAKGGRGRVPR, encoded by the exons ATGGCGGGGGTGTTCGACATCGACCTGGAGACCGAGGAGGGCAGCGACGGGGAGGAGCCCGAGCTGGGCGCC GAGATGGAGCTGGAGCCCCGGGGGAACGGCCTGGA GCCCGTGGGGCACTACGAGGAGATCGAGATCTCGGAGAGCAGCGTCAACAACGGCCCCGAGCACATCGGCCCCCACTGCTTCGAGCTGCTCCGCGTCCTGGGCAAGGGTGGCTACGGCAAg GTCTTCCAGGTCCGCAAAGTGCAGGGCACCAACACGGGCAAGATCTTCGCCATGAAGGTCCTGAAGAAG GCCAAAATCGCCTGCAACGCCAAGGACACGGCGCACACGCGGGCCGAGCGGAACATCCTGGAGGCCGTCAAGCACCCCTTCATCGTGGACCTCATCTACGCCTTCCAGACGGGCGGCAAGCTCTACCTCATCCTGGAGTGCCTCAGCG GCGGGGAGCTCTTCATGCAGCTGGAGCGCGAGGGCATCTTCCTGGAGGACACCGCCTG CTTCTACCTGAGCGAGATCACGCTGGCGCTGGGCCACCTGCACTCCAACGGCATCATCTACCGTGACCTCAAGCCGGAGAACATCATGCTCAACAGccagg GGCACATCAAGCTGACGGACTTCGGGCTGTGCAAGGAGTCCATCCACGACGGGGCCGTCACCCACACCTTCTGCGGCACCATCGAGTACAT ggcccccgAAATCCTGGTGCGCAGCGGGCACAACCGGGCGGTGGACTGGTGGAGCCTGGGCGCCCTGATGTACGACATGCTCACCGGATCG CCCCCGTTCACGGCCGAGAACCGCAAGAAAACCATCGACAAGATCCTGAAGGGGAAGCTCGTGCTGCCGCCCTACCTGACGCCTGATGCCCGTGACCTGCTCAAAAAG TTCCTCAAGAGGAACCCCAGCCAGCGGGTCGGGGGGGGCCCGGGTGACGCAGCCGATGTGCAG AAGCAGCCCTTTTTCCGCCACATCAACTGGGACGACCTGCTGGCCCGCAGGCTGGACCCCCCCTTCAAGCCCTGCCTG TCGGAGGAAGACGTCAGCCAGTTCGACACCCGCTTCACCCGCCAGACGCCCGTGGACAGCCCCGACGACGCGGCCATCAGCGAGAGCGCCAACCAGGCCTTCCTG GGCTTCACCTACGTGGCCCCCTCGGTGCTGGAGAGCATCAAGGAGGGGTTCTCCTTCCAGCCCAAGGTGCGCTCCCCCCGGCGCCTCAACAGCAGCCCCCGCACCCCCGTCAG CCCCGTGAAGTTCTCCCCCTTCGAGCCCTTCAAGCCGGGGGCGGCAGCGGCAGAGCCCATGGAGCTGGgccccagcctgccccccccccccgagggcaCGGCCCCCCTGCCCATCAAGACCGCCGTGGGCaccaagaaggccaaggggGGGCGTGGGCGGGTGCCCAGGTAg
- the PTPRCAP gene encoding protein tyrosine phosphatase receptor type C-associated protein, whose product MAGARCPSAPPLLLALAGLAAAGEPVGSNSDRVVGALLGLLLCLAVGLALAWRHLCRLSAGRYHPRPMGRRALALLRGRWQQLQGRQGPAEPPRDEDGNGDAAPPAEEEELMPWAQHQRREDEEDEEEKEDEEDKEEEEEEDEEEAAAPLEAEQSPPGAGQALGGSAEALLSDMHAFSGTAAWGDARPHVTAL is encoded by the exons ATG GCTGGAGCTCGGTGCCCATCCGCcccgccgctgctgctggcgCTGGCAGGGCTGGCGGCGGCAGGGGAGCCAGTGGGGAGCAACAGCGACCGGGTGGTGGGcgccctgctggggctgctgctgtgcctggccGTGGGGCTGGCCCTGGCCTGGCGCCACCTCTGCCGCCTCTCGGCCGGCCGCTACCACCCCCGGCCCATGGGCCGCCGGGCCCTGGCGCTGCTGCGGGGccgctggcagcagctgcagggccgccagggccccgccgagccccccaGGGACGAGGATGGGAATGGGGACGCGGCCCCGCCGGCCGAGGAGGAAGAGCTGATGCCGTGGGCCCAGCACCAGAGGcgggaggatgaggaggacgaggaggagaaggaggacgaggaggacaaggaggaggaggaggaggaggatgaagaggaggccgcggccccgctggaggcagagcagagccccccGGGCGCGGGGCAGGCGCTGGGCGGCAGCGCGGAGGCCCTGCTCAGCGACATGCACGCCTTCTCCGGCACCGCCGCCTGGGGGGACGCGCGGCCCCACGTCACCGCCCTCTGA
- the CORO1B gene encoding coronin-1B, which yields MSFRKVVRQSKFRHVFGQPVKTEQCYDDIRVSRVTWDSTFCAVNPSFVAIIVEASGGGAFLVLPLHKTGRIDKSYPTVCGHTGPVLDIEWCPHNDHVIASGSEDCTVMVWQIPEGGLSQPLTEPVVVLEGHSKRVGIISWHPTARNVLLSAGCDNVVLIWNVGTAEELYRLEGLHPDLIYSVSWSRDGSRFCTACKDKSVRVIDPRRGTVVAEKERAHEGARPMRAIFLADGKIFTTGFSRMSERQLALWDTENLEEPMGLQELDSSNGALLPFYDPDTNVVYVCGKGDSSIRYFEITEEPPYIHFLNTFTSKEPQRGMGWMPKRGLDVSKCEIARFYKLHERRCEPIIMTVPRKSDLFQDDLYPDTAGPEPAMEAEEWVAGQTAGPVLVSLRQAYVPSKQRDLKVSRRSLLHDARPATATTPSPAAPAAPSPTAPATAASARLSAPPALGTGTPVPTAGGRLEEVLQEVAALRALVAEQGQRITRLEEQLSRLENGHV from the exons ATGTCGTTTCGCAAGGTGGTGCGGCAGAGCAAATTCCGGCACGTTTTCGGGCAGCCGGTGAAGACGGAGCAGTGCTACGATGACATCCGCGTGTCCCGCGTCACCTGGGACAGCACCTTCTGCGCCGTCAACCCCTCCTTCGTGGCCATCATCGTGGAGGccagcggcggcggcgccttCCTGGTGCTGCCCCTGCACAAG ACCGGCCGCATCGACAAGTCCTACCCCACGGTGTGCGGGCACACGGGCCCCGTGCTGGACATCGAGTGGTGCCCCCACAACGACCACGTCATCGCCAGCGGCTCCGAGGACTGCACCGTCATG GTGTGGCAGATCCCCGAGGGGGGGCTCAGCCAGCCGCTGACGGAGCcggtggtggtgctggagggGCACTCCAAGCGCGTGGGCATCATCAGCTGGCACCCCACCGCCCGCAACGTCCTGCTCAGCGCAG GCTGCGACAATGTGGTGCTGATCTGGAACGTGGGCACGGCGGAGGAGCTGTACCGCCTGGAGGGGCTGCACCCCGACCTCATCTACAGCGTCAGCTGGAGCCGCGACGGCTCCCGCTTCTGCACCGCCTGCAAGGACAAGAGCGTGCGCGTCATCGACCCCCGCCGCGGCACCGTGGTGGCG GAGAAGGAGCGGGCGCACGAGGGTGCGCGGCCCATGCGTGCCATCTTCCTGGCTGACGGCAAGATCTTCACCACCGGCTTCAGCCGCATGAGCGAGCGGCAGCTGGCGCTGTGGGACACG GAGAACCTGGAGGAGCccatggggctgcaggagctggactcCAGCAACGGGGCCCTGCTGCCCTTCTACGACCCCGACACCAACGTGGTGTATGTCTGCGGCAAG GGAGACTCGAGCATCCGGTACTTCGAGATCACGGAGGAGCCGCCCTACATCCACTTCCTCAACACCTTCACCAGCAAGGAGCCGCAGCGCGGCATGGGCTGGATGCCCAAGCGCGGGCTGGACGTCAGCAAGTGCGAGATCGCcag GTTCTACAAGCTGCACGAGCGCAGGTGTGAGCCCATCATCATGACGGTGCCAAGGAAG TCGGACCTCTTCCAGGACGACCTGTACCCCGACACGGCGGGCCCCGAGCCGGCCATGGAGGCGGAGGAGTGGGTGGCAGGGCAGACGGCGGGGCCGGTGCTGGTGTCCCTGCGCCAGGCCTACGTCCCCAGCAAGCAGCGCGACCTCAAGGTGAGCCGCCGCTCCCTGCTGCACGACGCCCGCcccgccaccgccaccacccccagccccgccgcccccgctgcccccagccccaccgcccCCGCCACCGCCGCCTCCGCACGGCTCAGCGCACCCCCGGCACTGGGCACCGGCACCCCTGTGCCCACG gcgggcgggcggctggaggaggtgctgcaggaggtggcGGCGCTGCGCGCGCTGGTGGCGGAGCAGGGCCAGCGCATCACCCgcctggaggagcagctcagcCGCCTGGAGAACGGGCACGTCTAG
- the GPR152 gene encoding probable G-protein coupled receptor 152, translating to MELENATTSPSPSLSSSPSPSSSPQPPSALQWVWQLQLVCAVLGLPANAFVLWLTGWRLRCRGLAIFIFSVAASDFLFLANSTLQIWTAAHGHRWPLGTPLCRLHRFLLDLAYYGGLFLLAAISLDRCLLLLAPLWYRCRRPARWPAGLCAAAWLLAGCCSAPGTALAQASEVMPGLVVCRRERGRWQQLLGWLEVVLEGLLLPVGVLLLCNGAALAVAAARRRRQRGAGGLPARFQRLVAATLSGYLAIHLPFQLAQLLSHAFPRRFASLAYFVALAFNVGSCLNPCLYLLLATRACHRCVTRGDTGPTAPLPPGSVTPAPPPAPLPVPPGATTPMQLGTAAPVPPDATTPVPPGDPIPVPPGDPIPVPPGAPAALPPP from the coding sequence agcccccgagCGCCCTGCAGTGGGtctggcagctgcagctggtgtgcgcggtgctggggctgcccgcCAACGCCTTCGTCCTCTGGCTGACGGGCTGGCGGCTGCGCTGCCGCGGCCTCGCCATCTTCATCTTCAGCGTGGCCGCCTCCGACTTCCTCTTCCTTGCCAACTCCACCCTGCAGATCTGGACGGCGGCGCACGGCCACCGCTGGCCGCTGGGCACGCCGCTGTGCCGCCTGCACCGCTTCCTCCTCGACCTGGCCTACTACGGCGGGCTGTTCCTGCTGGCCGCCATCAGCCTGGaccgctgcctgctgctgctggccccgcTCTGGTACCGCTGCCGCCGCCCGGCACGCTGGCCAGCGGGGCTGTGCGCGGCCGCATGGCTGCTGGCCGGCTGCTGCAGCGCGCCCGGCACGGCCTTGGCGCAAGCCTCGGAGGTGATGCCAGGGCTGGTGGTGTGCcggcgggagcggggccgctggcagcagctgctgggctggctggaGGTGGTCctggaggggctgctgctgcccgtgggcgtcctgctgctgtgcaacGGGGCCGCGCTGGCCGTGGCGGCGGCGCGCAGGCGGCGGCAGCGTGGCGCCGGGGGGCTGCCGGCCCGCTTCCAGCGCCTGGTGGCCGCCACGCTGAGCGGCTACCTGGCCATCCACCTGCCCTTCCAGCTGGCCCAGCTGCTGAGCCACGCGTTCCCCCGGCGCTTCGCCAGCCTCGCCTACTTCGTGGCGCTGGCCTTCAACGTGGGCAGCTGCCTCAACCCCTGCCtctacctgctgctggccacccGCGCCTGCCACCGCTGCGTCACCCGCGGGGACACCGGCCCCACCGCCCCGCTGCCACCGGGCAGCGTGACCCCCGcgccgccccctgccccgctcccGGTGCCACCGGGTGCCACCACCCCGATGCAGTTGGGCACCGCCGCCCCGGTGCCACCGGACGCCACcaccccggtgccccccggtgaCCCcatcccggtgccccccggtgaCCCcatcccggtgccccccggtgcccccgccGCCCTGCCCCCGCCGTGA
- the RPS6KB2 gene encoding ribosomal protein S6 kinase beta-2 isoform X1 → MAGVFDIDLETEEGSDGEEPELGAEMELEPRGNGLEPVGHYEEIEISESSVNNGPEHIGPHCFELLRVLGKGGYGKVFQVRKVQGTNTGKIFAMKVLKKAKIACNAKDTAHTRAERNILEAVKHPFIVDLIYAFQTGGKLYLILECLSGGELFMQLEREGIFLEDTACFYLSEITLALGHLHSNGIIYRDLKPENIMLNSQGHIKLTDFGLCKESIHDGAVTHTFCGTIEYMAPEILVRSGHNRAVDWWSLGALMYDMLTGSPPFTAENRKKTIDKILKGKLVLPPYLTPDARDLLKKFLKRNPSQRVGGGPGDAADVQKQPFFRHINWDDLLARRLDPPFKPCLQSEEDVSQFDTRFTRQTPVDSPDDAAISESANQAFLGFTYVAPSVLESIKEGFSFQPKVRSPRRLNSSPRTPVSPVKFSPFEPFKPGAAAAEPMELGPSLPPPPEGTAPLPIKTAVGTKKAKGGRGRVPR, encoded by the exons ATGGCGGGGGTGTTCGACATCGACCTGGAGACCGAGGAGGGCAGCGACGGGGAGGAGCCCGAGCTGGGCGCC GAGATGGAGCTGGAGCCCCGGGGGAACGGCCTGGA GCCCGTGGGGCACTACGAGGAGATCGAGATCTCGGAGAGCAGCGTCAACAACGGCCCCGAGCACATCGGCCCCCACTGCTTCGAGCTGCTCCGCGTCCTGGGCAAGGGTGGCTACGGCAAg GTCTTCCAGGTCCGCAAAGTGCAGGGCACCAACACGGGCAAGATCTTCGCCATGAAGGTCCTGAAGAAG GCCAAAATCGCCTGCAACGCCAAGGACACGGCGCACACGCGGGCCGAGCGGAACATCCTGGAGGCCGTCAAGCACCCCTTCATCGTGGACCTCATCTACGCCTTCCAGACGGGCGGCAAGCTCTACCTCATCCTGGAGTGCCTCAGCG GCGGGGAGCTCTTCATGCAGCTGGAGCGCGAGGGCATCTTCCTGGAGGACACCGCCTG CTTCTACCTGAGCGAGATCACGCTGGCGCTGGGCCACCTGCACTCCAACGGCATCATCTACCGTGACCTCAAGCCGGAGAACATCATGCTCAACAGccagg GGCACATCAAGCTGACGGACTTCGGGCTGTGCAAGGAGTCCATCCACGACGGGGCCGTCACCCACACCTTCTGCGGCACCATCGAGTACAT ggcccccgAAATCCTGGTGCGCAGCGGGCACAACCGGGCGGTGGACTGGTGGAGCCTGGGCGCCCTGATGTACGACATGCTCACCGGATCG CCCCCGTTCACGGCCGAGAACCGCAAGAAAACCATCGACAAGATCCTGAAGGGGAAGCTCGTGCTGCCGCCCTACCTGACGCCTGATGCCCGTGACCTGCTCAAAAAG TTCCTCAAGAGGAACCCCAGCCAGCGGGTCGGGGGGGGCCCGGGTGACGCAGCCGATGTGCAG AAGCAGCCCTTTTTCCGCCACATCAACTGGGACGACCTGCTGGCCCGCAGGCTGGACCCCCCCTTCAAGCCCTGCCTG cagTCGGAGGAAGACGTCAGCCAGTTCGACACCCGCTTCACCCGCCAGACGCCCGTGGACAGCCCCGACGACGCGGCCATCAGCGAGAGCGCCAACCAGGCCTTCCTG GGCTTCACCTACGTGGCCCCCTCGGTGCTGGAGAGCATCAAGGAGGGGTTCTCCTTCCAGCCCAAGGTGCGCTCCCCCCGGCGCCTCAACAGCAGCCCCCGCACCCCCGTCAG CCCCGTGAAGTTCTCCCCCTTCGAGCCCTTCAAGCCGGGGGCGGCAGCGGCAGAGCCCATGGAGCTGGgccccagcctgccccccccccccgagggcaCGGCCCCCCTGCCCATCAAGACCGCCGTGGGCaccaagaaggccaaggggGGGCGTGGGCGGGTGCCCAGGTAg